One Rhizobium sp. NRK18 genomic window carries:
- a CDS encoding TIGR03808 family TAT-translocated repetitive protein has protein sequence MFQRRTFMAGLAAAAAGFAGRVSAQAPGVADTVLRGPIGKATADYLPAASDRKSKTFSDLLREATRNRAPVFLPPGDYAISNIELPDGVHITGVAGKTRILYAGDGYLFAANEVQRVSFSNLVIDGGQRWLADYAPALIHARAVSEVTFDNCEIRGSSKHALQLERSGGHVRNCRIAGAADAGIYAVESTGMAIADNTVEDCGNGGILVHRWTKGPDATMVAGNRVQRIGAKAGGTGENGNGINIFRADNVLITGNHVSDCAFSAIRSNAGSDVQILNNQCLNSGETAIYSEFGFEGALVSGNLIDRAANGISIVNFDNGGRLAVVTGNIVRNLSATGPYEQDGGFGYGIAAEADTVISNNVVENAPHWGISLGWGPYLRNLVATGNMVRSTPVGCAVSVAEGAGSALIANNLFADVADGGVVGFRWLEKASAELADGAGGFDNLTVNGNRVVKA, from the coding sequence ATGTTTCAAAGACGCACGTTCATGGCGGGGCTTGCCGCCGCAGCAGCAGGGTTTGCCGGCCGGGTGAGCGCCCAGGCGCCCGGCGTTGCCGATACGGTGCTGCGCGGGCCGATCGGCAAGGCGACGGCCGACTACCTACCGGCCGCAAGCGACCGCAAGAGCAAGACGTTCAGCGATCTTTTAAGGGAGGCGACGCGCAACCGTGCGCCGGTGTTCCTGCCGCCGGGCGACTATGCGATCTCGAACATCGAACTGCCGGACGGCGTGCACATCACCGGCGTGGCCGGCAAGACGCGCATCCTCTATGCCGGCGACGGCTACCTGTTTGCCGCCAACGAGGTGCAGCGCGTCAGTTTCTCCAATCTCGTCATCGACGGAGGGCAACGATGGCTCGCCGATTATGCGCCGGCGCTGATCCATGCCCGCGCGGTCAGCGAAGTCACCTTCGACAATTGCGAGATCCGCGGTTCCTCGAAGCATGCTCTGCAGCTGGAGCGCTCCGGCGGGCATGTGCGCAACTGCCGGATCGCCGGTGCGGCCGACGCCGGCATCTATGCGGTGGAGAGCACCGGCATGGCGATCGCCGACAACACGGTCGAGGACTGCGGCAATGGCGGCATTCTCGTGCATCGCTGGACCAAGGGTCCGGATGCGACCATGGTCGCCGGCAACCGCGTGCAGCGGATCGGCGCCAAGGCCGGCGGCACCGGCGAGAACGGCAACGGCATCAACATCTTTCGCGCCGACAACGTGCTGATTACGGGCAATCACGTCTCCGACTGCGCGTTTTCCGCCATCCGCTCGAACGCCGGTTCGGACGTGCAGATCCTCAACAACCAGTGCCTCAACTCCGGCGAGACGGCGATCTACTCGGAATTCGGCTTCGAGGGCGCGCTGGTCTCGGGCAACCTCATCGACAGGGCGGCCAACGGCATTTCCATCGTCAATTTCGATAATGGCGGCCGGCTTGCGGTCGTCACCGGCAATATCGTGCGCAACCTGTCGGCAACCGGCCCTTATGAGCAGGACGGCGGCTTCGGCTACGGCATTGCGGCGGAGGCCGACACGGTCATTTCCAACAACGTCGTCGAGAATGCGCCGCATTGGGGCATATCGCTGGGCTGGGGGCCCTATCTGCGCAATCTCGTCGCCACCGGCAACATGGTCCGCAGTACGCCGGTTGGCTGCGCTGTCAGCGTCGCCGAAGGCGCTGGCAGCGCACTTATCGCAAACAACCTGTTTGCCGACGTCGCAGACGGCGGGGTCGTCGGCTTCCGCTGGCTGGAAAAGGCGAGCGCGGAACTGGCCGACGGCGCCGGCGGGTTCGACAATCTGACGGTCAACGGCAACCGGGTCGTCAAGGCCTGA
- a CDS encoding glutathione S-transferase family protein: MLTIYGVYHSRASRNYWMAEELGLEHRSVPVLQARFLADPLSPDAPFNTRSPDFLALNPAAQIPAIEDDGLVLSESLAINLYLARKHGGPLAGANAKEEGLIDQWTLFAAAQVEPQTVRIVLTYDTGKEGSDDGRRTIREAVLLLGRPFELLEKRLEQSPWLAADRFTVADLNMAEVLRYAQSQTAMFDSHPKVKDWLARCQSRPAFRAMMAKREAEILPV; encoded by the coding sequence ATGCTGACGATCTACGGCGTCTATCACTCGCGCGCCTCGCGCAATTACTGGATGGCCGAGGAGCTTGGCCTCGAACACCGCTCGGTACCGGTGCTGCAGGCGCGTTTCCTCGCCGACCCCTTAAGCCCGGATGCGCCGTTCAACACCCGCTCGCCCGATTTTCTCGCACTCAATCCGGCCGCCCAGATACCGGCGATCGAAGACGATGGCCTCGTCCTGTCGGAATCGCTGGCGATCAACCTGTATCTGGCCCGCAAACATGGCGGGCCGCTTGCCGGCGCGAATGCCAAAGAGGAAGGCCTGATCGACCAGTGGACGCTGTTTGCCGCCGCACAGGTGGAACCACAGACGGTCAGGATCGTGCTGACCTACGACACCGGCAAGGAAGGCTCCGACGACGGCAGGCGGACGATCCGCGAAGCGGTGCTCCTGCTTGGCCGGCCGTTCGAACTCCTGGAAAAGCGCCTGGAACAAAGCCCCTGGCTGGCGGCAGATCGGTTTACCGTCGCCGACCTCAACATGGCCGAGGTGCTGCGCTATGCGCAGTCGCAGACGGCGATGTTCGACAGCCACCCGAAGGTGAAGGACTGGCTGGCGCGCTGCCAGTCGCGCCCGGCCTTCAGGGCGATGATGGCAAAACGCGAGGCGGAAATCCTGCCGGTTTAG